A genomic segment from Patescibacteria group bacterium encodes:
- a CDS encoding methyltransferase domain-containing protein — protein MAKMGFITTGIDPSEQSLNIAIKHAKESNLKIKYEKGNGENLPFQNNTFDVVFCCDVLEHVRDLPKVISEISRVLKNGGIFIYDTFNRTLFSKIAAIKILQEWKRWAIMPPNLHGWEMFIIPEEIRSLLLENQLDWKEHRGIKPNKSYPKMLGYLRKRAM, from the coding sequence ATAGCAAAAATGGGGTTTATTACTACCGGAATCGACCCATCTGAGCAATCATTGAATATCGCTATAAAGCATGCAAAAGAAAGCAACCTGAAGATAAAATATGAGAAAGGAAACGGAGAAAATCTGCCATTTCAGAATAATACCTTCGATGTAGTCTTTTGTTGCGATGTACTGGAGCACGTTCGTGACTTACCAAAAGTAATTTCTGAGATTTCACGTGTTTTGAAAAACGGCGGGATTTTTATTTACGACACTTTCAATCGTACATTATTCAGCAAAATAGCTGCTATCAAAATATTGCAGGAGTGGAAACGATGGGCCATTATGCCTCCTAACCTTCATGGTTGGGAAATGTTTATCATACCCGAAGAGATAAGATCTTTATTGCTGGAAAACCAATTGGATTGGAAAGAACACCGTGGAATTAAGCCAAATAAATCCTATCCGAAAATGCTTGGGTATCTCCGCAAAAGAGCAATGG